The following proteins are encoded in a genomic region of Neomonachus schauinslandi chromosome 7, ASM220157v2, whole genome shotgun sequence:
- the IL13 gene encoding LOW QUALITY PROTEIN: interleukin-13 (The sequence of the model RefSeq protein was modified relative to this genomic sequence to represent the inferred CDS: deleted 2 bases in 1 codon; substituted 1 base at 1 genomic stop codon): MWFLDSAXQNGDPGWRRHLWPIKAAARGQGHKPLSLGQPTGLLLTPPVLALGSMALWLTMVIALTCLGGLASPVPGPNSIALRELIEELDNITQNQASLCNGSMVWSVNWTRTSSMYCAALESLINVSDCSAIQRTRRMLKALCLQDTLARQISSERSRDTKIEAIQLMKNLLTNARQHFRHGKFT, encoded by the exons ATGTGGTTTCTAGATAGTGCTTGACAAAACGGAGACCCGGGTTGGAGGCGTCAT CTTTGGCCTATAAAAGCTGCTGCAAGAGGCCAAGGCCACAAGCCACTCAGCTTAGGCCAGCCTACGGGTCTGCTCCTCACTCCTCCTGTGTTGGCTCTAGGCTCCATGGCGCTCTGGTTGACTATGGTCATTGCTCTCACCTGCCTTGGTGGCCTTGCCTCCCCGGTCCCTGGGCCTAACAGCATAGCCCTCAGGGAGCTCATTGAGGAACTGGATAACATCACCCAGAATCAG GCATCCCTCTGCAATGGCAGCATGGTGTGGAGCGTCAACTGGACCAGGACCAGCAGCATG TACTGTGCAGCTCTAGAATCTCTGATCAATGTCTCCGACTGCAGCGCCATCCAAAGGACACGGAGGATGCTGAAAGCACTGTGCCTTCAGGATACGTTGGCACGG CAGATCTCCAGTGAGCGCAGCCGAGACACCAAAATTGAAGCGATCCAGTTGATGAAAAACCTGCTCACAAATGCCCGGCAACATTTTCGCCACGGGAAGTTCACATGA